One genomic region from Salvia hispanica cultivar TCC Black 2014 chromosome 2, UniMelb_Shisp_WGS_1.0, whole genome shotgun sequence encodes:
- the LOC125207302 gene encoding deoxyribonuclease TATDN1 isoform X1, producing the protein MASSGSLRMIDIAVNFTDGMFRGIYNGKQYHAADIAAVLSRAWSAGVDRIIVTGGSLEESKEALAIAETDARLFCTVGVHPTRCKEFDDSGDSERHFQALLSLAREGVDKGKVVAVGECGLDYDRLQFCPAEIQQKYFEKQFELAHAMKLPMFLHMRAAAEDFCNILERNKHRFFSGVAHSFTGSAEDRDRLLSFDNLFIGLNGCSLRTAENLEIVKGIPLDRLMIETDSPYCEIKNTHAGIKYVQSSWQSKKKEKYDPECIVKGRNEPCLVRQVLEVVAGCKGIADIGQLGKTMYHNTCRVFFPQDLDSAADAILASGQNIS; encoded by the exons ATGGCGAGCAGCGGGAGTTTACGAATGATAG ACATTGCCGTCAACTTCACAG ATGGAATGTTTAGAGGAATTTACAACGGGAAACAATATCACGCAGCTGATATCGCCGCTGTTCTTAGTAGGGCTTGGAGCGCCGGAGTCGATCGGATTATT GTGACAGGGGGATCCCTTGAGGAGTCGAAAGAAGCTCTTGCTATTGCTGAAACTGATG cAAGACTTTTCTGCACAGTCGGTGTACATCCAACAAGATGTAAA GAATTTGATGATAGTGGTGATTCAGAGAGACATTTTCAGGCTCTTTTGTCGCTGGCTAGAGAGGGAGTTGATAAGGGAAAG GTGGTGGCAGTTGGAGAATGTGGATTGGATTATGATAGGCTTCAGTTCTGCCCAGCCGAAATTCAACAAAA gtaCTTCGAGAAGCAATTTGAGTTGGCACATGCTATGAAGTTGCCAATGTTTCTCCACATGCGAGCAGCTGCTGAGGATTTCTGCAATATTCTTGAGCGAAACAAACATAG ATTCTTCTCTGGGGTTGCTCACTCTTTTACCGGTAGTGCTGAAGATCGTGATCGTCTACTTTCATTCGATAATCTATTCATAG GCCTCAACGGTTGCTCCCTGAGAACAGCCGAGAATCTTGAAATTGTGAAAGGAATTCCTCTTGACCGACTgatgattgaaactgattcGCCATACTGTGAAATCAAGAATACACATGCTGGTATTAAATATGTACAATCTTCTTGGCAGTccaagaagaaggagaagtaTGACCCAGAGTGCATAGTCAAAGGTCGCAATGAACCTTGCTTAGTGCG GCAAGTGCTTGAGGTGGTGGCTGGTTGTAAAGGTATTGCAGATATTGGTCAGCTTGGAAAAACAATGTACCACAACACCTGCAG GGTTTTCTTTCCACAAGATTTGGATTCGGCCGCGGATGCTATTCTTGCCTCTGGTCAGAATATTTCTTGA
- the LOC125207302 gene encoding deoxyribonuclease TATDN1 isoform X2, translating to MFRGIYNGKQYHAADIAAVLSRAWSAGVDRIIVTGGSLEESKEALAIAETDARLFCTVGVHPTRCKEFDDSGDSERHFQALLSLAREGVDKGKVVAVGECGLDYDRLQFCPAEIQQKYFEKQFELAHAMKLPMFLHMRAAAEDFCNILERNKHRFFSGVAHSFTGSAEDRDRLLSFDNLFIGLNGCSLRTAENLEIVKGIPLDRLMIETDSPYCEIKNTHAGIKYVQSSWQSKKKEKYDPECIVKGRNEPCLVRQVLEVVAGCKGIADIGQLGKTMYHNTCRVFFPQDLDSAADAILASGQNIS from the exons ATGTTTAGAGGAATTTACAACGGGAAACAATATCACGCAGCTGATATCGCCGCTGTTCTTAGTAGGGCTTGGAGCGCCGGAGTCGATCGGATTATT GTGACAGGGGGATCCCTTGAGGAGTCGAAAGAAGCTCTTGCTATTGCTGAAACTGATG cAAGACTTTTCTGCACAGTCGGTGTACATCCAACAAGATGTAAA GAATTTGATGATAGTGGTGATTCAGAGAGACATTTTCAGGCTCTTTTGTCGCTGGCTAGAGAGGGAGTTGATAAGGGAAAG GTGGTGGCAGTTGGAGAATGTGGATTGGATTATGATAGGCTTCAGTTCTGCCCAGCCGAAATTCAACAAAA gtaCTTCGAGAAGCAATTTGAGTTGGCACATGCTATGAAGTTGCCAATGTTTCTCCACATGCGAGCAGCTGCTGAGGATTTCTGCAATATTCTTGAGCGAAACAAACATAG ATTCTTCTCTGGGGTTGCTCACTCTTTTACCGGTAGTGCTGAAGATCGTGATCGTCTACTTTCATTCGATAATCTATTCATAG GCCTCAACGGTTGCTCCCTGAGAACAGCCGAGAATCTTGAAATTGTGAAAGGAATTCCTCTTGACCGACTgatgattgaaactgattcGCCATACTGTGAAATCAAGAATACACATGCTGGTATTAAATATGTACAATCTTCTTGGCAGTccaagaagaaggagaagtaTGACCCAGAGTGCATAGTCAAAGGTCGCAATGAACCTTGCTTAGTGCG GCAAGTGCTTGAGGTGGTGGCTGGTTGTAAAGGTATTGCAGATATTGGTCAGCTTGGAAAAACAATGTACCACAACACCTGCAG GGTTTTCTTTCCACAAGATTTGGATTCGGCCGCGGATGCTATTCTTGCCTCTGGTCAGAATATTTCTTGA